The Pyrenophora tritici-repentis strain M4 chromosome 2, whole genome shotgun sequence genome window below encodes:
- a CDS encoding F-box domain-containing protein, whose protein sequence is MPRHVVSDDDEPLEDKTAALPLRNKKTERMKRKNVTRQQKRDAIVNITKLPTELILESLKYLRPRDVHNFSFVNRRFYSLVEAHANVIGDAIIAGRYSLLFKCLPTPKLLADVDPTVQALLVDPARQKQLSIHNRPYQHIQSPDPHQLCTCLTCILTWNNLGLVLDFAHWQQHLDSGTPIPIIPRGEAPEWNKELVARNARIARKAIENSLWHASILDLHLESTVRSIRRHSKNRGNKRVHVEMTEAEVATETDAFLSKHGPPSLEFPYQRDEYYMLEAYLPNRWWRKTEKYWFYTIAGQHERDLDLIQRFAKSDQLSLLNHAMASIDADNWMTDVLDYKTYMAPCSSTQSGASTRTFNYYAAIV, encoded by the exons ATGCCACGTCACGTTGTAAGTGACGACGATGAGCCACTCGAGGACAAGACGGCAGCTTTGCCGCTCAGGAACAAGAAGACGGAGCGCATGAAGCGCAAGAATGTGACAAGACAGCAGAAACGCGATGCCATTGTCAACATAACAAAGTTACCCACGGAGCTCATCCTCGAAAGCCTCAAATATCTCCGCCCTCGCGATGTCCACAACTTCAGCTTCGTCAATCGCCGCTTCTACAGCCTTGTCGAGGCACATGCCAATGTCATTGGCGATGCCATCATTGCAGGTCGCTACAGTCTCCTCTTCAAATGCCTTCCGACACCCAAGCTGCTCGCGGATGTGGATCCCACAGTACAGGCCCTGTTGGTAGATCCAGCTCGCCAGAAACAACTCAGTATCCACAATCGCCCATACCAACACATCCAGTCGCCCGACCCACACCAACTATGCACCTGTCTAACGTGTATATTAACTTGGAATAATTTGGGTCTTGTGCTTGACTTTGCGCATTGGCAGCAGCACCTTGATAGCGGCACACCGATACCTATAATCCCGCGAGGGGAGGCACCAGAATGGAATAAAGAGCTTGTAGCACGGAACGCTCGTATAGCACGCAAAGCCATCGAGAACTCTTTATGGCACGCCTCTATCCTGGACCTACATCTCGAAAGTACCGTACGGTCTATACGAAGACACTCGAAGAACAGGGGTAATAAGCGTGTGCATGTTGAGATGACCGAGGCTGAGGTCGCCACTGAGACCGATGCATTTCTGTCTAAACATGGGCCGCCGAGCTTAGAGTTTCCTTACCAGCGCGATGAATACTACATGCT TGAAGCGTATCTTCCAAACCGTTGGTGGAGGAAGACTGAAAAATACTGGTTCTATACGATAGCGGGTCAACACGAGCGTGATCTAGATCTTATTCAAAGATTTGCTAAAAG TGACCAACTTTCGCTCCTCAACCATGCCATGGCGTCCATCGATGCCGATAATTGGATGACAGATGTCCTGGACTACAAGACTTACATGGCGCCTTGTTCATCAActcaatctggtgcttcgACGCGTACGTTTAATTATTATGCTGCTATTGTTTGA
- a CDS encoding Tymo-45kd-70kd multi-domain protein produces MAALKSDALGRAAKASPPDPSSPLARMMREFEELVKTFEEGLLRSLEDGEHKDHRPEHVHREACRLAISDLSSKYTPKYIRRSLNAAESEGKRVEDQLQNFLHNGYFRLYSSELFDLLGEPTDLRFGTLRFHKNSPPSPLPETSSPQSPWVTVELALNDSFFVADSMETLPYHTFRLPTTPSLRNCGILSRKPEDPGFPEFDSWLLFTFLGNGCIKLEVPIEMCADIYGGNLCGRENEEVLFWGIFVDDDES; encoded by the exons ATGGCCGCCCTGAAGAGCGATGCACTTGGCCGCGCTGCGAAGGCGTCCCCACCAGACCCCTCGTCGCCCCTGGCCCGCATGATGCGCGAATTTGAGGAGCTGGTCAAGACTTTTGAGGAGGGTTTGCTGCGTTCTCTtgaggacggcgagcacAAGGACCACCGCCCGGAACACGTCCATCGTGAGGCCTGCAGGCTGGCCATCTCCGACCTCAGTAGCAAGTACACACCAAAGTACATCCGTCGGTCCCTGAATGCCGCCGAATCCGAGGGCAAGCGCGTAGAGGACCAGCTGCAAAACTT TCTGCACAATGGCTACTTCCGCCTCTACTCGAGCGAGCTGTTTGATCTCCTGGGCGAGCCCACCGACCTGCGCTTCGGCACCCTGCGCTTTCACAAAAACTCGCCGCCCAGTCCCCTGCCCGAGACCTCCTCGCCCCAGTCACCCTGGGTCACCGTCGAGCTCGCCCTCAACGACTCCTTCTTCGTCGCCGACTCCATGGAGACATTGCCCTACCACACGTTCCGTCTGCCCACCACCCCCTCTTTACGGAACTGCGGCATACTCAGCAGGAAGCCCGAGGACCCGGGCTTTCCCGAATTCGACTCGTGGCTGCTCTTCACCTTTCTCGGCAACGGCTGCATCAAGCTCGAGGTGCCCATTGAAATGTGCGCAGACATCTACGGTGGTAACCTGTGCGGACGCGAGAACGAGGAAGTGCTATTCTGGGGTATCTTtgtcgacgacgacga AAGCTAG
- a CDS encoding OmpH domain containing protein, translating into MVDSEETPYNGHYDSTDVNDHGGQDVGSNNGQNPHNNEGRHQRYTQGSHRNNRGNNRGKHRGNKSIGPQPDTNASVQISHSSGMSHKSTIPETAPLQFPGSKGKENLPKVTPGPKADIAPFTPSMHGRGQGKNKGEATMDATTPTSGSSPTLMMPTPQLMFNMQPLNEAVSACATLSTVSFMPTTPKLIPDAKSKYTTKTTPVSMDDAAELIIDEKTLSTLSDLKGAHANGLRNTLTEAYSTLRNKQNHANTVRDTIEAQIIATEEKLRICEVNMLQLNDRFATRLERAQATAHENDKATMYLQATHSIRAAQEHSEAMKQFAKELGELQNKRNKVDAEIRRLNQELVDVLYGTIKHALDYAETITRD; encoded by the exons ATGGTCGATTCTGAGGAGACTCCGTACAACGGACACTACGACAGCACGGATGTCAACGATCATGGCGGTCAGGACGTCGGCTCCAACAACGGCCAGAATCCACACAATAACGAAGGTCGCCATCAGCGCTATACGCAAGGCAGCCACAGGAACAACAGGGGCAACAATCGGGGGAAGCATCGTGGCAACAAGTCGATCGGTCCGCAACCTGACACTAACGCCTCCGTTCAAATCAGCCATTCCTCGGGCATGAGCCACAAAAGTACCATACCAGAGACCGCTCCCCTGCAGTTTCCAGGTTCCAAGGGTAAAGAGAATCTTCCCAAGGTCACTCCTGGACCCAAAGCCGATATCGCTCCGTTTACGCCTTCGATGCACGGTAGAGGCCAAGGCAAGAACAAGGGAGAAGCAACTATGGATGCAACCACTCCGACATCAGGGTCTAGCCCCACCCTTATGATGCCAACTCCTCAACTCATGTTCAATATGCAGCCCCTCAACGAAGCTGTGTCTGCCTGCGCCACGCTTTCGACAGTCTCGTTCATGCCCACCACTCCGAAGCTCATCCCTGATGCAAAGAGTAAATATACCACTAAGACTACACCCGTTTCCATGGACGATGCTGCAGAGCTCATCATCGATGAGAAGACGCTGTCGACACTTTCCGACCTCAAGGGAGCCCACGCCAACGGCCTTCGCAACACACTCACAGAGGCCTACAGCACCCTCCGCAATAAGCAAAACCACGCCAACACCGTCCGCGACACTATCGAAGCGCAAATTATTGCCACAGAAGAGAAGTTGCGTATCTGCGAAGTCAATATGTTGCAGTTGAACGATCGTTTCGCGACCAGGCTGGAAAGGGCGCAGGCCACCGCACATGAAAACGACAAGGCTACCATGTACCTACAAGCGACCCATAGTATCCGCGCTGCACAAGAGCATTCCGAGGCCATGAAGCAGTTTGCAAAGGAACTTGGAGAGCTGCAGAACAAGCGGAACAAGGTAGATGCCGAGATTCGTCGTCTGAACCAGGAGCTCGTCGATGTGCTCTACGGAACTATCAAGCACGCCCTTG ATTACGCCGAGACGATTACAAGGGACTAG
- a CDS encoding AraJ, Arabinose efflux permease → MEEAKDNMNPVTQQISTADDDMHKQRHVVKETNVASVALAAAMEAEKPKLLSKGMIQLYMIMGIGYLVSTLNGFDSSLMGSINAMKGYQNTFGLTGAGSSTGIIFIIYNLGQIAAFPVCGFLADGYGRRICIFVGCALVIVGTAIQATAHETGHFIGGRFVLGFGASIASAAGPAYTVELAHPAYRGLMAGMYNNFWWLGNILAGWTTYGTNLHMGNSSWAWRIPTIVQCILPTIVMSLIMFFPETPRWLLAHDRREEAIAIMAKYHGNGNPDSPIVQLQLHEITEDFALSRDDNPWWDFRELANTRAARYRLAMVIAMAFFGQWSGNNVVSYFMPSMIKNAGITDPNKQLLINAINPIFSMLAAIYGATILDRVGRRKMLMGGLWGGLFAYVLLTAFTATANSGNNLAYGTIVSIYLFGIFFAGGWTPLQTLYSVECLENRTRAKGSGLNFLFLNVAMMVNTYGISVGIEKIGWKLYLVYIGWICVEITVIFFFFVETSGKTLEELKEIFEAPNPAKASLRKSRVAIDETGQIHSVED, encoded by the exons ATGGAGGAAGCAAAGGACAATATGAATCCCGTGACACAGCAGATCAGTACAGCCGACGATGACATGCACAAGCAGAGGCATGTCGTCAAGGAGACCAATGTAGCTTCAGTGGCTCTGG CCGCGGCCATGGAGGCAGAGAAGCCAAAACTGCTTTCCAAAGGCATGATTCAGCTCTACATGATTATGGGTATTGGTTACCTCGTCTCGACACTCAACGGTTTCGACAGCTCCCTCATGGGTTCCATCAATGCCATGAAAGGCTACCAAAACACCTTTGGTTTGACCGGCGCGGGCTCCAGCACTGGTATCATCTTCATTATCTACAATCTTGGACAAATCGCGGCTTTCCCCGTTTGTGGTTTCCTCGCTGATGGCTACGGACGACGTATTTGTATCTTCGTTGGCTGTGCGCTCGTCATTGTTGGTACCGCTATCCAAGCAACAGCCCATGAGACAGGCCACTTCATTGGTGGTCGCTTCGTACTCGGATTCGGTGCTTCTATCGCTTCGGCCGCTGGTCCTGCTTACACTGTTGAGCTTGCCCATCCTGCTTACCGTGGACTTATGGCAGGCATGTACAATAACTTCTGGTGGCTTGGCAACATTCTGGCTGGCTGGACTACTTACGGCACTAATTTACACATGGGCAACTCGTCATGGGCCTGGAGGATCCCCACCATTGTCCAGTGCATCCTGCCTACCATTGTCATGTCCCTGATCATGT TCTTCCCTGAAACCCCACGATGGCTTTTAGCCCATGACAGGAGGGAAGAAGCCATTGCCATCATGGCAAAGTACCATGGTAACGGAAACCCCGACTCACCCATTGTACAACTCCAACTCCACGAGATCACAGAGGACTTTGCCCTGTCACGTGACGACAACCCATGGTGGGACTTCCGCGAGCTGGCCAACACCCGCGCTGCGCGTTACCGTCTCGCCATGGTCATCGCCATGGCTTTCTTCGGTCAATGGAGTGGAAACAACGTCGTCAGCTACTTCATGCCTTCAATGATCAAGAACGCTGGTATCACCGACCCCAACAAGCAACTCCTCATCAACGCAATCAACCCCATATTTAGTATGCTTGCGGCCATTTACGGTGCTACAATCCTAGACCGCGTGGGCCGCAGAAAGATGCTCATGGGCGGTCTCTGGGGCGGTCTCTTCGCCTACGTCCTCCTTACCGCCTTCACCGCAACTGCAAACTCAGGAAACAACCTCGCCTACGGCACAATCGTCTCAATCTACCTCTTCGGCATCTTCTTCGCCGGTGGCTGGACTCCCCTGCAGACTCTCTACTCTGTCGAGTGCCTTGAGAACCGCACCCGTGCAAAGGGCTCCGGTCTCAACTTTTTGTTCTTGAACGTCGCCATGATGGTGAACACGTACGGAATCTCCGTTGGTATTGAGAAGATTGGGTGGAAGTTGTACTTGGTCTACATTGGCTGGATTTGCGTAGAAATTACCGTCAtattcttcttcttcgtgGAGACGAGTGGCAAGACGCTTGAAGAGCTCAAGGAGATTTTCGAAGCTCCAAACCCTGCAAAGGCAAGTTTGAGAAAGTCAAGGGTTGCCATTGATGAGACTGGTCAGATTCACAGTGTGGAGGATTAG